In the Oscillospiraceae bacterium genome, GCTGTTTATGGCCTACGGTGCCCGGTGCACGAACCGCGAGGAACTGACGCTGGACGACCCCCGCACAGCCGCCTGGCTGCGAGGCGAGGAAATCAACGCCGCAACGGCACAAAACGGCTGGTGCGCGGTGCTGGTGGATGGCTTCCCGCTGGGCGGGGGGAAGGCAAGCAGTGGGCGCATCAAAAACCACTACCCCAAAGGCCTGCGCAGCCTGCAATAAGGGCTTGAAAAGCACGCAGGGGTGTGCTATAATATCTTATTGGTAATATCGGTAACGCCGGGTCATGCGGCGCTGCCTCATCGGATGGCCCGGCAAGGGCGCCGAGTGAATACAAACTTAGGGGGAACGTATCCATGTCTGGACATAGCAAATGGAACAATATCAAGCGTAAAAAGGAAAAGACCGACGGCGCCCGCGCTAAAGTCTTTACCAAAATCGGCCGCGAGATCGCCGTTGCCGTTAAGGAAGGCGGCGGCAACCCCGCTTCCAACTCCAAGCTGGCGGCTCTGATCGCCAAGGCTAAGGCCAACAGCGTGCCCAACGATAACATCCAGCGTATCATCAAGCGCGCCGAGGGCGGCGACAAGACCGAGTACGAAGCAATGACCTACGAGGGCTACGGCCCCGGCGGCATCGCTGTCATGGTCGAGACCCTGACCGACAACCGCAACCGTACCGCTGCCAATATGCGCCACTACTTTGATAAGTTCGGCGGCAATCTGGGCCAGATGGGCTGCGTCAGCTTCATGTTCACCCAGAAGGGCGTCATCGTCGTCGACCTGGAGGACAAGGACCCCGACCAGCTGATGATGGACGCACTGGACGCCGGTGCTGACGACTTCGATGCAGGCGAAGACGCCGCCGAGGTCGTCACCAGCCCCGAGAACTTCACCGCCGTGTGCGAGGCTCTCGAGAAGAAGGGCTACACCTTCGTTTCCGCTGATGTCGCCATGGTGCCTTCCACCACCACCACCCTGACCGATCCCGACCAGCTGGTGCAGATGGGCAAGCTGCTGGATGCCCTGGACGACGATGACGATGTCCAGAACGCATGGCACAGCCTGGAGAACGAGGAAGACCTCGACCGCTAAAAACGACCCTGAAGAGAGTGAAGTGACCCTTTGCTCTCTTTTCTTTTTAATGCAGCTACGCTGAAAAGGAGGCGACCCCATGTCGGAACCGCTTTGCCCACACTGCCTGCAGCCCCTGCGGGGCCGTTACGAGGGAAACTGCCCCCACTGCGGGCGCTCGCTGGAGAACCGCAACCCGGAGGGCGCCCTGCCGCTGGGCACCCAGCTGGCGGGCAGGTACACCATCGGCACCTATTTGAGCGCCGACGGTGATGGCCTGGCTTACCGCGGCATTTTGAACGAGGAGAAGAAGTTCGTCCTCATCAAAGAGTATTTCCCCGTTACCCTTTGCAACGGCCGCAGCCCCGAGGGAGCGCTGATGCCCAAAGAGGGGAAAGAAGTGCTGTTCAAGACCAGCCGGATGGACTTTAAGGATCTGTACGACGATCTGCATAACCTCACCCCGGCCACCGGCCTGAACACCATCCTGGACGTGATGGAGGAAAACAACACCGTCTACGCTGTGGAGGAAAGCGAAAAGGGCATGACCCTGACGCATTATCTCAGCCTGCGCAGCCGCACACTGACCCCCGCCGAGGCCCGCACCCTGCTGCAGCCGGTGATGGAGGGGGTGGCGCTGCTGCACAAATCCGGCCTGATCCATCGTGGCATCTGCCCGGATAACATTTTGCTGCCCATCGACGGCACCGCCCGGCTGACCGGCTACGGCACGCTGGCTCTGCGCACCGGCGGCAGTGAGCTGAAAAGCCAGCTCTATCCCGGCTATGCCGCGCCGGAACAGTACTCGGCTGCCGAGTTCAGCGGCCGCTACACCGACGTGTATGCGCTGGCAGCAGTCTGCTATAAGATGGTCACGGGGCAGACGCCTGTTGCCGCGCCCCAGCGCAAAGTGCGGGACAGTTTGGAATCCGCCCACAGCCTCGAGGCGGGCGTGCCGACCTGGTTCTCTCAGGTGTTGGCCTGTGCCCTGCGGCTGGACCCGGCGCGCCGGATGCAGACGGTGCCCGAACTGATGAGCGCCCTGACCGACCCCAACGTGGCCAACGCCATGTTTGAGCGGGGCGACAACCAGATCAGCACCCGCAAAATTATGGCAGTGTCGCTGGTGGTTATCTTTATTTTAGCGGTGCTGCTGTTCTGGAGCCTGCTGGGCAGCCGCAGCGATGACAAGCCGACCCCCATCTCCACGCCTGCCGAGAACAGCGAGGAGGGGGCCTCCAGCTATGAGGAGATCGAGACCATCCCCGACCTGGTGGGCAAGCGCTACCTGACCGAAATCAAGGACAGCGACCTCTACGCGGGCTACCGCATCGTAATGACCGAGCAGAACTCCTCCGAGGTCGCTCAGGGCGTCGTCATCAGCCAGGACCCGCTGGCGGGCACGCTGAAGACCGAGGAAAACCAGATCATCCGGCTGGTGGTAAGCAAGGGGCCGAACCTGGTGGAAATGCCCGACATCCTGGGCTTTACCCAGGCCAACGCCATTAAGCAGCTGGACGAGCGCGGCATCCAGTACCGCATGCAGGTCGTTGAGAATGACGGCACCTTCGCTGAGGGCTGCGTGGCCAAGACCGACGTGGTGGCCGGGACCAAGTTTGATGCCGGTAAGACCATCGTGAATGTGTTCATCGCCGGGGAACGGGATGATACGCTGGTAGCCTCCACCGCCAGCTCCGAGGAAGAAACGGACAGCGGAGATAGCCAGGCGGAATAAAACAAAATGAAAGGGACTTTCTATGACGGAAAGTCCCTTTTGTTTGTGTATTGATATATACTGCAGAACTATCCCTGCTTCATCCGCTGGTCATCCCCCATAAACATGAACATCTTGCATCCGCCCAGCATGCGGCTGGCTACTTTTTCGGTGTAGCGGGCGGCAAAAACGCTTTGGTCGGTGATGTTGGTGGTGTAAATGGTGGGGCGCTCGGTCAGCATGCGGGTATTGATCAGCTCATACAGCACGCTGATGGTCAGCGGGGTGATGTACTCGGTGCCCAGGTCATCCATGATCAGCAGGTCGGCTTCCTGGCAGGCGGTCAGCCACTCGTCGCCGCTGTTGTAGTCGAAGTGCTCGCGGCCCAGCCGGGCAGCCAGCGCGGCGGAACTGGTGTACAGCACGTCATGGCCGCCCTCCAGCACGGCGTCCGCAATGGCCAGCGCCAAGTGGGTCTTGCCCAGGCCGCTGCGGCCCATAAACAGCAGGTTCTTGCTTTTGCTGTTAAACTTAGCAGCGTAGTTTTTGCTCAATTCCAGCAGCTTGGTCATGTAAGCGCGGGCGGTCACGCCAAACTCCGGCACCAGTGTGTCCGGGTAGCGGTTCACGTCAAAGGTGCTGAACTGGCACAGCCCCAGCGGGCTGGCGGCGTTGATCTCCTCCCGGCGCAGGCGGCGGGCCACGTCGGCCACACAGATGCAGGGCACACCGCCCCGCATGCCGGTGTCCTGGCACAGCGGGCAGCGGAACTTGGGGGCAAAGGCTTCCTCGCTGAAACCGGCGGCCTGGGCGGCCTCGGCAGCGGCCTTGTCGGCGGCCTCTAAGGCTGCACGGGCGGCGTCCATATCGCCGCCCAAAGCGGCGGTGCGGGCTAACGAAAGCCCTGCCCGCATCTTGGCATCATCGGCAGCAGAAAGCGCCGGATTGGCGGCGTAGGCGGCGCGGCGGGCGGTCTCGGCCTGCATGACGGCATGCTGCCGCCGGGCTGCGATCTCCCGCTGGGCAGCGCGGAACAGTTCGTCTTTGGTGCGCATGGGTTAGCCCTCCTCGTCAAACATAGCCATCCAGTCGCGGCTGGACAGGGGTTGCTGGGCGCTGGCAGCGGCAGGCTGCTGGGGCGCGGGGCGCTGGGTAGCCAAGATGTTGCTGCCGGAAAGCTGCCCCTGCCCGCGGGCGGCCGACACCGTCGTGATGCCCTGGGCGCGCCAGGCCCGCAGGATGCCGTCCACATAGCGGATGGTGGTCTTGTTGCCTGCCCGCAGCAGCGCTTCTTCGATCATCTCGCGGCCAATGCCCCATTCCTCGTGCCAGCGGGCGATGGCGCTGCGCTCCCAGCGGGTCAGGGCGTCGGCGGCAATGCCAAACTGCTCTGCGGCTTCGGCACACCACTGCTCGCGCTGCTTGCAGCGGCGCAGGTAGCGCTCGGCATCCTCGCCGGTCTCCACGCCGGCCTCCCGCCAGCGGATGAGTTCCCGCGCAACGGCGGCGATGGTGCGCCGTCCCTGGCGGGCAACCTCGGCACAGCAGAGCAAAATCACGTCGGGCTGCCAGCCGTCGGTCAGGTACAGGCCGACCAAACGCTGCATCTCGCTGCGGCTCAGGGCCTTGCCAAAGGCGGTCTGGGCTTCCTCGCACAGCACGGCCACGTAGGGGTCGTTCAGGTTGGCCAGGTCGATCTTCTGGGGCTTCTCCGGCTCCGGGATGGGTGCGCCGCCGCGGTCGTTGACCAGCAGACCGGCACCGGCCCAGTATTGCAGGGCACGTTTGGCAGCCTCCACGCTGGACAGGCCCAGGGCACGGGCCATGGTGCGGGGGTCGGTGTCACCGGTCTGCAACAGGTACAGCGCTGCACGAATGGTATCGCCGTCCGTCTGTGTCAGGTGCGAAACCACCAGCTGCGGTACAGCTAAGGTGTCGCCGTGATACTCTGCCAGCTTATAAGGCATGCCGCAAACCTCCCCACTTTAAAGTAACCCTTATTATAGCATTTTTGCGGCGATGTGTAAAGAAAACTGCCCAAAAACGCGGCGCGCATTTTGGCTAATGCGTTTATTGTAATTGTGCTCAAAAAATTGTACAATAGAACAATAAAAGTACAGGGCAGCGCCCATCAGGCGCACCCGGACGGAGGGAAACTCTTATGGCGATGAATCTTGTTAAACTGCCCACCGGCAAGCCCAACCTGCAGCTGCGCGTCAGCAAGGGCCACTATGCCACCAGCCACAGCCACATCAACTATTATATTGATGTCACCCTCACGAAGTTCCGCTTATCCGAGGCCCGCGCTGCTGCCCAGGAACTGGTACGCGGCTACCGCGGCACCACCATTATCGACACCATCCTCTGTCTGGACGGCACCGAGGTCATCGGCGCCTGCATGGGCAGCGAGCTGACCAAGGCGGGCTATAGCAATATGAACGCCCACCAGACCATCTACGTCGTCACACCGGAGCATACCACCGGCAGCCAGCTGATCTTCCGCGAAAACACCGCCCCCATGATCCAGAATAAGCACGTGCTGGTGCTGGCGGCATCTGTCACCACCGGCTACACCGTGCAGGGCGCGGTGGAGGCCATCCGGTATTACGGCGGCGAGCCTGCCGGTGTGACCGCTATCTTTGCCACGGTGGACGAGTGCGCCGGGTATCCCGTGGCCAGCATCTTTGACCCCCACGACCTGCCCGACTACCAGAGCTATGATGCCCACAGCTGCCCCTGGTGCAAGGAGGGCAAAAAGATCGACGCCCTGGTGAACAGCTTTGGATATTCGAGTTTGTAACAGATAGCTATACACGCCCTTTCCTCTGCATAGGGGAGAGGGCGTATTTTCGATTTCCCCTTGACGAACGGCCCCCACCTTATTTATAATAGGAAGGCTTGCGAAAAAAGGGAGGAATTTTGTTGAATAGCGAGAACCTGAACACGATTTTGGCTCAATACATCCATGATTTTGCAGAGCTTTCTCTTTCTCAAACGAGCGGCGAGGGGAGCCTCTGGCAGGCCATTGATACTTTCGGTGCCGAGTGGGACATCGAAGCGTCCGATTTTCCGGCCATGTTTGCCCGTGCCATGCAGGGGGCGGCGGACCAGCTGGACACCCCGGCGGTGCAGCCGGTGGCGGGCTTACAGCTGCTGATGATGCGCGACAGCGAGGTCGAGCTGGTGCGGGAGTGCTTCCGCTGGCTGTATAACGACGAGGACGACGACCTGAAAAAACGCCGCGGCCGCGCCGAGATGTTTGCCGACCAGATCACCGGCCGTTTCCGCCGCTGCTTTCCCCGGATGAACAAATACACCATGACCCCGGTCCATGCGGTCTACTTCCTCAACCTGTGGATGCCGGAGGAAAACTTCTTCTACATCCCTGCCGAGGCCAAGGCCTGGGCTGACTTTATGGAGTACCCGGCGGAGTTTGGCAACGGCGCCAGCCTGGACCTGGCAGCCTACTACGCTATGTGCGAGGATCTGGTCACCGTCCTGGCCGACTACCCCGACCTCATCGCCCAGCATAAGGAGCGTCTGCGCACCCATCTGGGCGGCATCAACGACCGGCTGCACCTGCTGGCCTACGGCATCCTGCATGCGGCCTATCAGCGCGGGTATTACCCCAAGGGCTTCTCCCGCAATGCCACGGCCAAGGAGCGCGCCAAGGCCGTGAAAGAAAAGCAGACCCGCGCCGAGCTTTGCCTGCAAATTGCCGAGAAAGAGCAGGAACTGCAGGAATTGCAGGCCGCCCCGGTGGCTTTGCCCGACCTGACCGGCTGCCGCATCGTGCATAAAATGTTTGGCGCCGGTACCGTGCTGCCCAGCGAGGGCCAGTTCATGGTCATCGACTTTAACGGTACACAGAAGAAATTCAGCTACACAGCGTCGCTTTCCAGCGGCTATCTCACCGCCGAGGACGACAGCGTGATGCAGCAGATGCAGGATTACCAGAACTACGGCAAGGCCTGCGACGCCCTGCAAAAAGAGCTGAAAATCCTGAAAGATGAGCTGGTAAAGCTGTAAAACCACTTGACAAATCCCCACACATGCGGGTATAATATCGTATGTGTGATGCGGCTGTCGTACAACGGCTAGTACATCAGCCTTCCAAGCTGAGGACGTGGGTTCGACTCCCATCAGCCGCTCTCTGAAACAAAGCGCAGGTACTTAGGTATCTGCGCTTTTGCTTTTGCACATATAAAGCAACCGTTCCAACCGTACAATCCGTACCAACCGTTTTAATCGTTGCAACCGTTGGAACCGTTGATACCGTTGGTCATAAATATGTTGACTCGTATATATATATATTATACAATATATGCCACCCTGTACGTGTGGACTTGGCTTATCATATACTAACATGCAGCATCACATCCCCTATCCGCCCGTATGCACATGGCAATTGCTGCGCGGATATAGCTACAGAATCCACCCCTGCGGGCACAAACATTGCTGTAAGCAGCCATTCTATACTACACTATATACAGTCGATTCTTATTACACCAACGGTTCCAACGGTTCCAACGGTATCAACGGTTGCAACGATTAGTACGGTATGAACGATTGGAACGGTCGAAACGGTCGGAACGGTTGATATAGTAGGGTACGGTATGTACGGTCGGAGCGGTTGTTCTATACTGCACATACTTTTAAATTGTGCCGCAAATAACACCGGACACGCAAATTGTGCGCCGGATAACAATACCGACTGCAATTGTGCTGCGTTTAACAACTTTGTGTGCATAATTATTTTACATATTCCGCCTTGACATTGGGGCGGACAGGCCTCATAATAAAGCTGGTAAAACAGAACGACTTAGAAAAGGGGAGCATGACCATGCGTGTAATTGCCGGTACCGCCCGGGGTAAAAACCTGCAGGCATTGCCGGGCGAGGATGTCACCCGCCCGACGATCAACCGTGTTAAGGAGGCCATGTTCTCCAGCGTGCAGTTTCTGGTGCCCGGCGCCCGTGTGCTGGACCTGTTTGCAGGCAGCGGCCAGCTGGGCATCGAGGCGTTGTCCCGCGGGGCAAAAAGCTGCATTTTTGTCGACCGTTCGTCGGATGCACTGGCCATCGTAAAGGCTAACTGCAAAACGGCGGGCGTTGACCGCCAAAGCGACATCCGCCAGGCGGAGGCCCTGCCTTTTCTGGCAAACATCCGCGGCCCGTTTGATCTGGTGCTGCTGGACCCGCCGTTCCATTACGATACCTTAAACGAGGTACTGCCCGCCCTGGCCGACAAAGTGGCCCCCGGCGGCGTGGTACTGGCCGAGAGCGAGCGCGAAGCCGTCCTACCCGAACGCGCCGGGGCGCTGGTGCTGGCCAAACAATACTATTACGGCAAGATCATGGTGAGCCGTTACGAGAAAGAGGAACAGGCATGAACGTAGAAGAATTGCTCGATCTGATGGAAGAAACGCTGGAAGCCGGTACGGCTGTGCCCTTTGCTCCCGCCAAGCGCGTGGTGGATGTGGACCGCATGCGGGACATCATCGACGAAGTGCGCAACAACCTGCCTGACGAGATCCGCGAAAGCAAAAAGATCGTGAACGACCGCGAGCAGATCATGAAAAACGCCCAGGTGGAATCCGAGACCATCATCCAGAAAGCTGAGGAGCGCGCCGGTGCCCTGGTCAGCGAGCAGGAGATCGTCAAACGCAGCCGCCAGCGCGCCGCCGAGATCCTGACCGCAGCCAACACACAGGCAAAGGATTTGACCAGAAATGCAACGGTGTACTGTGAAACTTTGCTGAAAAAGTCCGAGGAGACCCTTGCCCGCAGTGTGGCGGACATTAAAAATACCCGCATGAACCTGCGCAGCGCCACCCGGCCTAATCGCGGCGGCCAGGGCGGGCAAAACCAGTAAAGCGACAATCACAGCAAAGCCCCCACATCTCCCCACCACAAAAAAATAATCTGTGAAATGTAGCCCGCAGCGGGATTTTTTCCTGCTGCGGGCTTGCTTTTTACCCCATTAGATGGTAGACTAAATATACGAAGTGGGGAATTGTGGTGTGAATAACAACCCCTGTGGTGAAAAGTGGGTGGTTTTCCACCCTTTCCACAGAGTTATCCACAAACTCAACGCGGCAACGTCAAAAAACGTGCCGAAGATTTGTAGAAACTGACGAAAGGGGAGAGCGGCTATGCTGGTAGGCCAGTACGACTACGCCATCGACGCCAAAGGCCGCCTGAATTTCCCCGCCAAGTTCCGCGACGCCATGGGTGAGACCTTTATTGTCACCCGCTGGCTGGACCACTGCCTGGCCGCTTTCCCCAGTGACGAGTTTGAAAAGGTCGCCGCCAAGATTGAAGAAAAAGGGCTGGTCAAGGGCCGCAGCGTCAGCCGCATGCTCTACTCCTCCGCTGTGGAGGTCACGCCGGACAAGCAGGGCCGCATCCAGCTGCCCGCCCGCCTGCGGGAGTATGCCGGTCTCGACCACGATGTGACCGTCATCGGTAACCGCAGCTTCGCTGAGATCTGGAACACCGCCGCCTGGAACGGCAGCCAGGAATCCAGCGACGAGGACTTTACCGCCGCCATGGAAGCGCTGGATTTTTAATTTGATTGCAAGCAAAACCTGTAAATAGAGGACAACACCATGGAATTTTCCCACATTCCCGTACTTTTGCAGCCCTGCCTGGATGGGTTGAACATCGACCCCACCGGCATCTACCTGGACGGCACCGCCGGCGGCGCAGGGCACAGCACCCAGATCGCTAAACGTCTTACCACCGGGCGCTTGATCTCGCTCGACCAGGACCCGGATGCGGTGGCAGTCGCCACCGAAAGGCTCAAGGGCCTGCCCGCCCAGGTGGTACAGGCAAACTTCCGCGAGGCAGCGCGTGTCCTTGCGGAGCTTGACATCCCGGCGGTCAACGGTGCTCTGCTGGACCTCGGCGTTTCCAGCCACCAGCTGGACGACGCGGCACGCGGCTTCTCCTACCATGCCGACGCCCCGTTGGATATGCGCATGAGCCAGCAGGGCCCGACCGCCGCGGACCTGGTCAACACCCTCGACCGCGAGGAGCTGACCCGCATCCTGCGGGACTACGGCGAGGAACCCTACGCCTGGCAGATTGCCGGTAAAATTGTGACCGCGCGGCAGGAAAAGCCCATCCTGACTACCATGCAGCTGGCTGACCTGGTTGCCAGCGCTGTGCCCCCGGCCGAGCGCCGCAAGGCCAAAAACCCGGCCCGCCGCACCTTCCAGGCCATCCGCATCGCCGTCAACTCTGAACTGGACGCCCTGAACGAGGGCCTGGACGCTATCTTCAACTGCCTGGCCCCGGGTGGTCGGCTCTGCGTCATCACCTTCCACAGCCTGGAGGACCGCCTGGTCAAGAACAAGTTCCGCCGTTGGGCGCAGCGCTGCACCTGCCCGCCGGAACAGCCCATCTGCACCTGCGGCGGCGTGCCGAAAGCCAAGCTTA is a window encoding:
- a CDS encoding YebC/PmpR family DNA-binding transcriptional regulator, whose protein sequence is MSGHSKWNNIKRKKEKTDGARAKVFTKIGREIAVAVKEGGGNPASNSKLAALIAKAKANSVPNDNIQRIIKRAEGGDKTEYEAMTYEGYGPGGIAVMVETLTDNRNRTAANMRHYFDKFGGNLGQMGCVSFMFTQKGVIVVDLEDKDPDQLMMDALDAGADDFDAGEDAAEVVTSPENFTAVCEALEKKGYTFVSADVAMVPSTTTTLTDPDQLVQMGKLLDALDDDDDVQNAWHSLENEEDLDR
- a CDS encoding PASTA domain-containing protein — encoded protein: MSEPLCPHCLQPLRGRYEGNCPHCGRSLENRNPEGALPLGTQLAGRYTIGTYLSADGDGLAYRGILNEEKKFVLIKEYFPVTLCNGRSPEGALMPKEGKEVLFKTSRMDFKDLYDDLHNLTPATGLNTILDVMEENNTVYAVEESEKGMTLTHYLSLRSRTLTPAEARTLLQPVMEGVALLHKSGLIHRGICPDNILLPIDGTARLTGYGTLALRTGGSELKSQLYPGYAAPEQYSAAEFSGRYTDVYALAAVCYKMVTGQTPVAAPQRKVRDSLESAHSLEAGVPTWFSQVLACALRLDPARRMQTVPELMSALTDPNVANAMFERGDNQISTRKIMAVSLVVIFILAVLLFWSLLGSRSDDKPTPISTPAENSEEGASSYEEIETIPDLVGKRYLTEIKDSDLYAGYRIVMTEQNSSEVAQGVVISQDPLAGTLKTEENQIIRLVVSKGPNLVEMPDILGFTQANAIKQLDERGIQYRMQVVENDGTFAEGCVAKTDVVAGTKFDAGKTIVNVFIAGERDDTLVASTASSEEETDSGDSQAE
- a CDS encoding ATP-binding protein, which translates into the protein MRTKDELFRAAQREIAARRQHAVMQAETARRAAYAANPALSAADDAKMRAGLSLARTAALGGDMDAARAALEAADKAAAEAAQAAGFSEEAFAPKFRCPLCQDTGMRGGVPCICVADVARRLRREEINAASPLGLCQFSTFDVNRYPDTLVPEFGVTARAYMTKLLELSKNYAAKFNSKSKNLLFMGRSGLGKTHLALAIADAVLEGGHDVLYTSSAALAARLGREHFDYNSGDEWLTACQEADLLIMDDLGTEYITPLTISVLYELINTRMLTERPTIYTTNITDQSVFAARYTEKVASRMLGGCKMFMFMGDDQRMKQG
- a CDS encoding DnaD domain protein, with amino-acid sequence MPYKLAEYHGDTLAVPQLVVSHLTQTDGDTIRAALYLLQTGDTDPRTMARALGLSSVEAAKRALQYWAGAGLLVNDRGGAPIPEPEKPQKIDLANLNDPYVAVLCEEAQTAFGKALSRSEMQRLVGLYLTDGWQPDVILLCCAEVARQGRRTIAAVARELIRWREAGVETGEDAERYLRRCKQREQWCAEAAEQFGIAADALTRWERSAIARWHEEWGIGREMIEEALLRAGNKTTIRYVDGILRAWRAQGITTVSAARGQGQLSGSNILATQRPAPQQPAAASAQQPLSSRDWMAMFDEEG
- a CDS encoding orotate phosphoribosyltransferase yields the protein MAMNLVKLPTGKPNLQLRVSKGHYATSHSHINYYIDVTLTKFRLSEARAAAQELVRGYRGTTIIDTILCLDGTEVIGACMGSELTKAGYSNMNAHQTIYVVTPEHTTGSQLIFRENTAPMIQNKHVLVLAASVTTGYTVQGAVEAIRYYGGEPAGVTAIFATVDECAGYPVASIFDPHDLPDYQSYDAHSCPWCKEGKKIDALVNSFGYSSL
- the rsmD gene encoding 16S rRNA (guanine(966)-N(2))-methyltransferase RsmD, whose amino-acid sequence is MRVIAGTARGKNLQALPGEDVTRPTINRVKEAMFSSVQFLVPGARVLDLFAGSGQLGIEALSRGAKSCIFVDRSSDALAIVKANCKTAGVDRQSDIRQAEALPFLANIRGPFDLVLLDPPFHYDTLNEVLPALADKVAPGGVVLAESEREAVLPERAGALVLAKQYYYGKIMVSRYEKEEQA
- a CDS encoding ATPase, which encodes MNVEELLDLMEETLEAGTAVPFAPAKRVVDVDRMRDIIDEVRNNLPDEIRESKKIVNDREQIMKNAQVESETIIQKAEERAGALVSEQEIVKRSRQRAAEILTAANTQAKDLTRNATVYCETLLKKSEETLARSVADIKNTRMNLRSATRPNRGGQGGQNQ
- the mraZ gene encoding division/cell wall cluster transcriptional repressor MraZ, coding for MLVGQYDYAIDAKGRLNFPAKFRDAMGETFIVTRWLDHCLAAFPSDEFEKVAAKIEEKGLVKGRSVSRMLYSSAVEVTPDKQGRIQLPARLREYAGLDHDVTVIGNRSFAEIWNTAAWNGSQESSDEDFTAAMEALDF
- the rsmH gene encoding 16S rRNA (cytosine(1402)-N(4))-methyltransferase RsmH translates to MEFSHIPVLLQPCLDGLNIDPTGIYLDGTAGGAGHSTQIAKRLTTGRLISLDQDPDAVAVATERLKGLPAQVVQANFREAARVLAELDIPAVNGALLDLGVSSHQLDDAARGFSYHADAPLDMRMSQQGPTAADLVNTLDREELTRILRDYGEEPYAWQIAGKIVTARQEKPILTTMQLADLVASAVPPAERRKAKNPARRTFQAIRIAVNSELDALNEGLDAIFNCLAPGGRLCVITFHSLEDRLVKNKFRRWAQRCTCPPEQPICTCGGVPKAKLITRKPIEADAEELEVNRRSRSAKLRVLEKV